The genomic interval TCTCCGCTTGATTCTTCCACTCATCTCAAAATCATCCTCTCGGGACAGGAACACCTCAAATATATCCTCAAAAGAGACATCCATGCCGACTTCGCACAACGCATCTCGGTACATTACCACATTCATCCCCTTACTAAAACTCAAACCGCTGCATACATAGACTTCCATCTGAAATCTTCCGGCGCATCCGATAAAATCTTTGACTCAGACGTCAAAGACCTGATCCATGAGTTCTCCGCCGGCATCCCAAGGCAAATCAACGCCATTTCCACCGCCTGCCTGATTAACGCTTCCATCAGACAATCACAGAAAATTACCCAGGATATCTTCCATCAGGCTCTTGCTGAAATTCAATCTTTTTAAGGAGGTCTACCATGGCCCGTCTCTTTTCCCCTCAACTCTTGCGCTCATTACGAAACGATATCCCCATCGATCGACTCATCGCTGATGTCCTCTCCATACCTCATAAATACTCCGAAGGCTATTTCCGCTTCCTCTGCCCTCTCTGTTCTGAATTTAATTCCGCCACCAACCCAAATACGAACCTCGCCAGGTGTTTCCGTTGTAAAAAAAACTTTAATACCATCGACATCGTCATGGTAGATTCCAACTCCTCTTTCCCAGATGCTGTCTATCTGCTAAAATCCGTTTTACCTCAATATATTAATTCCACTTAATCTGAGAATTCCAGGTTCATTTATTGTGGGGCTTAGCAGTTAAGCCTTTCCCGCTCATCTCTGCCTTGATTTTCGGTTGTCTTTTGCTGTATTTTTTTGCTATATTCTTCATCGAAATG from Candidatus Kuenenia stuttgartiensis carries:
- a CDS encoding CHC2 zinc finger domain-containing protein, which translates into the protein MARLFSPQLLRSLRNDIPIDRLIADVLSIPHKYSEGYFRFLCPLCSEFNSATNPNTNLARCFRCKKNFNTIDIVMVDSNSSFPDAVYLLKSVLPQYINST